In Ensifer canadensis, a genomic segment contains:
- a CDS encoding adenylate/guanylate cyclase domain-containing protein — protein MSEIQALFDVLRQSAAPAFADAIERHVRDAPDRKLGRINALAFAAEHGLDEEKTIAGFLHASRLGLFELSWNVLCPGCGGVLDANTSLKTVQSEAYTCALCAAGYEPTLDEMIEVTFTVSPRVRHIEAHNPHELPAAEYFRQVYWGSGVDLPEDDYEAKAEEFILETLELPPGEKAVIALQLPAEFIIIFEPVTHAAQFIDVSGEPTKEKRNLSLVFDRTHRHNETISMQPGPLRIQVENHAEVRTLPTVCVAGEALHALLGRRRPFLTAKRLLSNQTFRDIYRTDTIDVDQRLKITSMTFLFTDLRGSTELYERVGDLAAFDLVKTHFTVLNEIVAAEAGAVVKTIGDAVMATFPTPDRAIAAAMRMRDAMRELNHERSSEDLLLKIGIHEGPCIAVSLNERQDYFGQTVNIASRVQHLATAQEIFATSTVLRNPAAADLLSERGLNPMTHNVTLRGITNEISIFAIP, from the coding sequence ATGAGCGAAATCCAGGCCCTCTTCGACGTCCTGCGCCAGTCGGCGGCACCCGCCTTCGCCGATGCCATCGAGCGGCACGTGCGCGACGCGCCGGACCGCAAGCTCGGCCGCATCAATGCGCTCGCCTTTGCCGCCGAGCACGGGCTGGACGAAGAAAAGACGATCGCCGGTTTCCTGCACGCCTCGCGGCTTGGTCTGTTCGAACTGTCCTGGAATGTGCTCTGCCCCGGCTGCGGCGGGGTGCTCGACGCCAACACCTCGCTGAAAACCGTGCAGAGCGAGGCCTATACCTGCGCGCTTTGCGCAGCCGGCTACGAGCCGACGCTGGACGAGATGATCGAGGTGACGTTTACCGTCAGCCCGCGCGTCCGCCATATCGAGGCCCACAATCCGCACGAGCTTCCAGCCGCCGAATATTTCCGCCAGGTCTACTGGGGCTCCGGTGTCGACCTGCCTGAAGACGATTACGAGGCGAAGGCCGAGGAGTTCATTCTCGAGACTCTCGAACTGCCGCCCGGCGAAAAGGCCGTCATCGCGCTGCAGCTTCCGGCCGAGTTCATCATCATCTTCGAGCCGGTGACACACGCAGCGCAGTTCATCGACGTGTCGGGAGAACCGACGAAGGAAAAGCGCAACCTATCCCTGGTGTTCGATCGCACCCATCGGCATAACGAGACCATCAGCATGCAGCCGGGTCCGCTGCGGATCCAGGTGGAGAACCATGCGGAGGTGCGCACGCTGCCCACGGTCTGCGTCGCCGGCGAAGCGCTGCATGCGCTGCTCGGGCGCCGTCGTCCTTTCCTGACGGCCAAGCGGCTGCTGTCCAACCAGACATTCCGCGACATCTACCGCACCGATACGATCGACGTAGACCAGCGCCTGAAGATCACCAGCATGACATTCCTGTTCACGGACCTTCGCGGCTCGACCGAGCTTTACGAGCGTGTCGGTGATCTCGCCGCCTTCGATCTGGTCAAGACCCATTTCACCGTGCTCAACGAGATCGTTGCCGCCGAAGCCGGCGCCGTGGTCAAGACGATCGGCGACGCCGTCATGGCAACCTTCCCGACGCCCGATCGGGCGATCGCCGCGGCCATGCGGATGCGCGACGCCATGCGCGAGCTCAATCACGAGCGCAGCAGCGAGGACCTGCTGTTGAAGATCGGCATCCATGAAGGCCCCTGCATCGCCGTCAGCCTCAACGAGAGGCAGGACTATTTCGGCCAGACGGTCAACATCGCCTCGCGCGTGCAGCACCTCGCCACCGCCCAGGAGATCTTCGCCACCAGCACGGTGCTGCGCAATCCGGCCGCCGCCGACCTGCTCAGCGAGCGCGGCCTCAACCCGATGACACACAACGTCACGCTGCGCGGCATCACCAACGAGATCAGCATCTTCGCCATACCTTGA
- a CDS encoding Vgb family protein, with protein MKKASAEILREYGPFPGAEQVHGVTFDGHHVWFATGDKLNALDPESGETVRSIDVAAHAGTAFDGEHLFQIAEDCIQKIDPKTGRVLSTIPAPGNGGDSGLAWAEGTLWVGQHRGRKIHQIDPETGAILRTIESNRVVTGVTWVDGDLWHGTWEGDDSDVRRIDPQTGEVLERLDMPAGMGVSGLEADGGDRFFCGGGASGKVRAIRRPKRAEAADRSARSK; from the coding sequence ATGAAAAAAGCCTCAGCCGAAATTCTCCGCGAATATGGTCCCTTTCCCGGTGCCGAGCAGGTGCATGGCGTGACGTTCGACGGCCATCACGTCTGGTTTGCCACCGGCGACAAATTGAATGCGCTCGACCCCGAGAGCGGTGAGACGGTGCGTTCCATCGATGTCGCCGCCCATGCGGGCACGGCCTTCGACGGGGAGCACCTGTTCCAGATCGCCGAGGATTGCATCCAGAAGATCGATCCGAAGACCGGCCGCGTACTTTCGACGATCCCGGCGCCGGGCAACGGTGGCGACTCCGGCCTTGCATGGGCGGAAGGTACGCTGTGGGTGGGCCAGCATCGGGGGCGAAAAATCCATCAGATCGATCCCGAGACGGGGGCCATCCTGCGCACGATCGAGTCAAACCGTGTCGTTACCGGCGTCACCTGGGTCGATGGCGACCTGTGGCACGGCACCTGGGAAGGCGACGACAGCGATGTCAGGCGCATCGATCCGCAAACGGGCGAGGTGCTGGAGCGGCTCGACATGCCGGCCGGCATGGGCGTGTCGGGGCTTGAGGCCGATGGCGGCGACCGTTTCTTCTGCGGCGGAGGCGCAAGCGGCAAGGTCAGAGCCATCCGCCGGCCGAAGCGGGCGGAGGCCGCCGACCGCAGCGCCAGAAGCAAATAA
- a CDS encoding IS110 family transposase: MTASYDYHIGVDYHKSYSHLVVQDSSGKTLRSGRVKNDRQSLGGFLERYRENSHAVVEATRNWMVMYDWLDDICDDVVLAHPLKVKAIADAKIKTDKIDATVLAHLLRADLVPEAWAPSERARDLRVALRERMFYVRLRTMTKNRIVTVFDRYPEQTAQLKKLGDLFGKAGRVQLAQVNVSEIDRIQIDRGLAFIGDIDVRIKQSEATIRAMTKANANVKLLKTIPGIGEFFARLIDAEIDDVSRFRNPKKLAAYAGLVPSTYSSGGKTFHGKIIKQGNKWLRWAFVEAVTPAIASDAQLHDQYEHLKIRGTNKARVAIARKLLTIAFQILRDQRAYEPRGTSTTEGASTISRLS, from the coding sequence ATGACTGCCTCTTATGATTACCATATTGGCGTCGACTACCACAAATCCTATAGTCATCTGGTGGTGCAGGACAGCAGCGGCAAGACGCTCAGATCGGGCCGGGTGAAGAACGATCGCCAGTCGCTCGGTGGGTTTCTGGAACGCTACCGCGAGAACTCGCATGCTGTGGTCGAGGCGACGCGCAACTGGATGGTGATGTACGACTGGCTCGACGACATTTGCGATGATGTCGTTCTCGCCCATCCCTTGAAGGTCAAGGCGATTGCCGACGCCAAGATCAAGACCGACAAGATCGATGCGACGGTGCTCGCGCATCTGCTCAGGGCCGACCTGGTGCCGGAGGCCTGGGCGCCCAGCGAACGAGCAAGAGACCTGCGCGTCGCCCTGCGCGAGCGGATGTTTTACGTGCGGCTGCGCACGATGACGAAGAACCGCATTGTCACGGTGTTTGATCGCTATCCGGAGCAGACGGCACAGCTGAAGAAGCTCGGGGATCTGTTTGGCAAGGCCGGCCGCGTCCAGCTGGCGCAAGTCAACGTCTCGGAGATCGACCGCATCCAGATCGACCGTGGCCTCGCCTTCATCGGCGACATTGACGTGCGGATCAAGCAGTCGGAAGCAACGATCCGGGCGATGACCAAGGCCAATGCCAACGTCAAGCTGTTGAAGACGATCCCCGGCATCGGCGAGTTCTTCGCCCGGCTGATCGACGCGGAGATTGACGATGTATCCCGCTTTCGCAATCCGAAGAAGCTCGCCGCCTATGCCGGACTGGTGCCCTCGACCTATTCCTCCGGCGGCAAGACCTTTCACGGCAAGATCATCAAGCAGGGCAACAAGTGGCTGCGCTGGGCTTTCGTCGAAGCCGTCACCCCCGCCATCGCCAGCGATGCGCAACTTCATGACCAGTACGAGCATCTGAAGATCAGAGGAACCAACAAGGCGCGTGTGGCGATCGCGCGCAAGCTTTTGACGATCGCCTTCCAGATCCTGCGTGACCAGCGCGCTTACGAGCCGCGCGGCACCAGCACCACGGAAGGCGCGTCGACGATATCCCGGCTGTCCTGA
- a CDS encoding DUF899 domain-containing protein: protein MQNEIVSPEAWLKARLDLLAAEKEFSRQREALTRRRMEMPWERVEKSYQFDGPNGALSLTDLFDGRSQLIVYHFMLGPDWQEGCKHCSFWADNFNGIPVHLNHRDVTFTAVSRAPLTQIEAYRKRLGWSFPWVSSFGSDFNFDYQASRTPEQLAKGEAYYNYKIQPSTVSEQVGISVFYRDDRNELFHTYSCYSRGVEMLNGAYHFLDLVPKGRDEDSLNYPMEWVRRCDQY, encoded by the coding sequence ATGCAGAACGAAATCGTTTCACCCGAGGCGTGGCTGAAGGCGCGCCTGGACCTGCTTGCCGCCGAAAAGGAATTCTCCCGTCAACGGGAGGCGCTGACGCGCCGCCGCATGGAAATGCCCTGGGAGCGCGTGGAAAAATCCTACCAGTTCGACGGGCCGAACGGCGCCCTGTCGCTCACCGATCTCTTCGACGGCCGCTCGCAGCTGATCGTCTACCACTTCATGCTTGGTCCCGACTGGCAGGAAGGCTGCAAGCACTGCTCGTTCTGGGCCGACAATTTCAACGGCATCCCGGTTCATCTCAACCATCGCGACGTGACCTTCACCGCCGTATCGCGCGCACCGCTCACCCAGATCGAGGCTTACAGGAAGCGGCTGGGCTGGAGCTTCCCATGGGTGTCATCCTTCGGCAGCGACTTCAACTTCGACTATCAGGCATCCCGGACGCCCGAACAGCTCGCCAAGGGCGAGGCCTACTACAACTACAAGATCCAGCCGAGCACCGTGTCGGAACAGGTGGGCATCAGCGTATTCTACAGGGACGACAGGAACGAGCTGTTCCACACCTATTCCTGCTACTCGCGCGGCGTCGAGATGCTGAACGGCGCCTACCATTTCCTCGACCTCGTACCCAAGGGCCGCGACGAGGACAGCTTGAATTACCCGATGGAATGGGTGCGCCGCTGCGACCAGTACTGA
- a CDS encoding DUF1254 domain-containing protein, translating into MRRLFFAAMALAAMSSAAAALSPDELARRTIERRAVEAVIWGMPAVNYDLMLQEMLTKTKGKVNEIVYWSRPLDWQNQTLTPNPDAIYLMTFTDTRDVGPVVIEVPPAEGGSINGNIVDVWQMPLEDAGPSGADQGEGGKYLVLPPGYVGTIPEGYIPLKSNTYGGYALLRSNLASHADADIEKSVAYAKRLKVYPLSQAASPPETVFTDARDVLFDSTIRYDVSFFQSLDRIVQSEPWLARDRAMIDQLRSLGIEKGKPFRPEATTTEALAVGIEEAREWLELKYDAGLKPFYDKGRWNFPADPELVKAAQASYDEPDAYPVDIRGVTYSYAYVGIKRLGAGQFYLIAIKDKDGQAFEGSKTYRLTVPANVPVEQYWSLTAYDRQTHALIRNMPHASRSSQVAELQKNADGSVDIYLGPKAPDGKESNWIPTDSQRDFELMFRLYAPTKALFEKTWVLPDVEPVRE; encoded by the coding sequence ATGAGGCGGTTGTTTTTTGCGGCGATGGCTCTGGCGGCGATGTCGTCGGCCGCCGCAGCACTTTCACCCGATGAACTCGCACGGCGGACGATCGAGCGTCGTGCGGTGGAGGCAGTGATCTGGGGCATGCCAGCGGTCAATTATGATCTGATGCTCCAGGAAATGCTCACCAAGACCAAGGGCAAGGTCAACGAGATCGTCTACTGGTCCCGTCCGCTCGATTGGCAAAATCAGACGCTGACGCCCAACCCGGATGCGATCTATCTGATGACCTTCACCGATACCCGTGATGTCGGGCCGGTGGTCATCGAGGTGCCCCCTGCCGAGGGTGGATCGATCAACGGCAACATTGTCGATGTGTGGCAGATGCCCCTGGAGGATGCCGGTCCGTCCGGCGCCGACCAGGGCGAGGGCGGAAAGTACCTCGTTCTGCCGCCGGGCTATGTCGGGACGATCCCCGAAGGCTACATACCACTGAAGTCGAATACCTATGGCGGTTATGCGCTGTTGCGGTCCAACCTCGCCAGCCACGCCGACGCTGATATCGAAAAGTCCGTGGCCTACGCCAAGAGGCTGAAGGTCTATCCGCTGTCCCAGGCGGCATCTCCGCCGGAGACGGTGTTTACCGATGCCAGGGACGTGCTGTTCGACAGTACCATCCGCTACGATGTCAGCTTCTTCCAGTCGCTCGATCGCATTGTCCAGAGCGAACCATGGCTGGCGCGGGACCGGGCGATGATCGATCAGCTGCGGTCTCTCGGCATCGAGAAGGGAAAGCCGTTCAGGCCGGAAGCCACGACCACCGAGGCGCTCGCGGTAGGAATAGAGGAGGCCCGCGAATGGCTCGAGTTGAAATACGATGCCGGCTTGAAACCCTTCTATGACAAAGGACGCTGGAATTTCCCGGCCGACCCGGAGCTCGTCAAGGCGGCGCAGGCGTCGTACGATGAGCCGGATGCCTATCCCGTCGATATTCGCGGCGTCACCTACAGCTATGCCTATGTCGGCATCAAGCGCCTGGGGGCGGGGCAGTTCTACCTTATTGCCATCAAGGACAAGGACGGCCAGGCTTTCGAGGGGTCGAAGACCTACCGGCTGACGGTACCGGCCAATGTCCCGGTCGAGCAATACTGGTCGCTGACCGCCTACGATCGCCAGACCCACGCGCTGATCCGCAATATGCCGCACGCCAGCCGTTCCTCGCAGGTCGCCGAACTGCAGAAGAATGCCGACGGCTCGGTCGATATCTACCTTGGTCCGAAAGCTCCTGATGGAAAAGAGTCGAATTGGATCCCGACCGATTCGCAGCGCGACTTCGAACTTATGTTCCGCCTCTACGCGCCGACAAAGGCCTTGTTCGAAAAGACGTGGGTGCTGCCGGACGTCGAGCCGGTACGCGAATGA
- a CDS encoding MBL fold metallo-hydrolase, with protein MKLQLIRNATLKLDYAGRTVLIDPYLAPKHSLPSFANRSENPMVELPVSIEAILDGVELVIVSHLHSDHFDDVAKERLPKHLPIFCQPGDEGEIRAAGFTDVIPLVDRASWQGLTLTRREGSHGLGAVVELMGSVMGFTLEAAGEPSIYWAGDTVLYPPVASVIAETKPDIIVTHSCGARWDGDLIVMDAQETVAVCETSGDAVVVATHMEALDHATITRHDLREAADNSGISAMKLRIPADGDVLVLEGAAT; from the coding sequence ATGAAACTGCAGCTGATCCGCAACGCCACCTTGAAGCTCGACTATGCCGGCCGCACGGTGCTGATCGATCCCTATCTGGCGCCGAAACACAGCCTGCCGTCCTTTGCCAACCGGTCCGAGAACCCGATGGTCGAGCTGCCGGTGTCGATCGAGGCGATCCTTGATGGCGTGGAACTGGTCATCGTTTCGCACCTGCATTCCGACCATTTCGACGATGTGGCCAAGGAACGGCTGCCGAAGCATCTGCCGATCTTCTGTCAGCCTGGCGATGAAGGCGAGATCCGCGCCGCGGGCTTTACCGACGTGATCCCGCTTGTCGACCGCGCCAGCTGGCAGGGGCTGACGCTGACGCGGCGCGAAGGCAGCCACGGCCTTGGGGCCGTCGTCGAGCTGATGGGCTCGGTCATGGGCTTCACGCTTGAAGCTGCGGGCGAACCGTCGATCTACTGGGCCGGCGACACCGTGCTCTATCCGCCGGTGGCAAGCGTGATCGCCGAGACGAAGCCCGACATCATCGTCACCCATTCCTGCGGTGCCCGCTGGGACGGCGACCTCATCGTCATGGATGCGCAGGAAACCGTTGCCGTCTGCGAAACATCCGGCGATGCCGTGGTCGTCGCCACGCATATGGAGGCGCTCGACCACGCCACGATCACCCGGCATGACCTGCGCGAAGCTGCTGATAACAGCGGGATTTCGGCGATGAAGCTGCGAATCCCGGCCGATGGTGATGTCCTGGTTCTTGAAGGGGCTGCGACATAA
- a CDS encoding peroxiredoxin-like family protein, which translates to MSQAIRALQPGEPAPAFSLPAANVGGVVSLADLRGRPFLIGLFRGLHCPFCRRQLRQFSALQPALREAGVETLAVINTPLERARLYLQFQPTPVTVLCDPECRTHRDFGVPRVVFAPADGEEKKQWPFHASFEQFAAARINPNDEMAEPAHPMEANTVLNTKDGFELNDVDRSIFENHGTQLVGHFLVDGSGHIAWAEVEARNGPEGLGTLPTAEQIIAAAGDVAVSSANQGPR; encoded by the coding sequence ATGAGCCAAGCGATCCGCGCACTGCAACCGGGCGAGCCTGCTCCGGCCTTCTCGCTACCCGCCGCCAACGTCGGGGGCGTGGTTTCGCTCGCGGACCTGCGCGGACGCCCGTTTCTGATCGGGCTGTTTCGCGGCCTGCATTGCCCGTTCTGCCGGCGCCAGCTGCGGCAATTTTCCGCGCTCCAGCCCGCCTTGCGCGAGGCGGGCGTCGAGACACTGGCCGTGATCAACACGCCGCTCGAGCGGGCAAGGCTCTATCTCCAGTTTCAGCCGACGCCGGTGACGGTGTTGTGCGATCCGGAGTGCCGCACGCATCGTGACTTCGGCGTGCCGCGCGTGGTCTTCGCCCCGGCCGACGGTGAGGAAAAGAAGCAATGGCCCTTTCACGCCAGCTTCGAACAGTTTGCCGCAGCGCGCATCAATCCGAACGACGAGATGGCCGAGCCGGCACACCCGATGGAGGCCAATACCGTGCTCAACACCAAGGATGGCTTCGAGCTGAATGACGTCGACCGGTCCATCTTCGAGAACCATGGCACCCAGCTTGTCGGCCATTTCCTTGTCGATGGGTCAGGCCATATTGCCTGGGCCGAGGTCGAGGCACGCAACGGCCCCGAGGGCCTTGGAACCTTGCCGACCGCCGAGCAGATCATTGCCGCCGCAGGAGATGTGGCGGTTTCCTCCGCCAACCAGGGGCCGCGATGA
- a CDS encoding caspase family protein: MHWLRIVIAVFLVLICSQALAERRVALVIGNSAYQYVPEPPNPDNDAGDMAAKLEALGFEVVVGRDLDLAGVRNTIRDFVGKLDGADLALFYYAGHGLQVNGENYIAPIDAKLLSYIDLEFEAVPMNLILSAMERETRVNLVFLDACRDNPLAVNLARSMGTRSSSIGRGLAKVGTGIGSLIAFATQPGNVALDGAGRNSPFTAALLRHLGKPGRDITRELIDVRRDVLEATDGKQVPWDNSSLTGEVVLKPSTSTEPAASAGGDKGDNAAELAYWDTIKGSSDRDLFDAYLQQYPGGAFVSLAKAKIRIIERAAADVAAAQLEAEGAKQQAPPVGGLPTATEQVAALTQPLANQTPTLETASPDRELVRSIQKELNRVGCRAGSEDGLWGLGSRRALEQFAKLIKVELAALEPSDGVLERLRSQKARICPLVCAQNQQLKSGRCVDIKREAKLPEPAKTRSTDETPTRKAPSNTITAPDDAKKKSFANCPASAQLAARQTLERGTGRGRTMRSAMHSCGRTFVCHRAARGQPWDCSWR; this comes from the coding sequence ATGCATTGGCTTCGCATCGTCATCGCGGTCTTCCTGGTGCTGATATGTTCGCAGGCGCTTGCCGAAAGGCGGGTGGCGCTGGTCATCGGTAACTCGGCCTACCAATATGTGCCAGAGCCTCCCAACCCCGACAACGACGCAGGCGACATGGCCGCCAAGCTTGAAGCGCTGGGATTCGAGGTCGTCGTCGGTCGCGATCTTGATCTTGCCGGCGTGCGCAACACGATCCGCGACTTCGTCGGCAAGCTCGACGGTGCGGACCTCGCGTTGTTCTACTATGCCGGCCACGGCCTGCAGGTGAACGGCGAGAACTATATCGCTCCCATCGACGCCAAGCTTCTCTCCTATATCGACCTTGAATTCGAGGCGGTACCGATGAACCTGATCCTTTCGGCGATGGAGCGCGAGACGCGGGTCAATCTGGTGTTCCTCGATGCCTGCCGCGACAATCCGCTGGCAGTCAATCTTGCCCGCTCGATGGGCACGCGCTCCAGCTCGATCGGCCGGGGGCTGGCGAAGGTCGGTACCGGCATCGGCTCGCTGATCGCCTTTGCCACCCAGCCCGGCAACGTTGCGCTCGACGGCGCCGGGCGCAACTCACCGTTCACGGCGGCGCTGCTGCGCCACCTCGGCAAGCCCGGACGCGACATCACCCGTGAGCTGATCGACGTGCGCCGTGACGTGCTGGAGGCGACCGATGGCAAGCAGGTGCCCTGGGACAATTCCTCGCTGACCGGCGAGGTGGTGCTGAAGCCATCGACATCGACGGAGCCTGCGGCGTCGGCCGGCGGCGACAAGGGCGACAACGCCGCCGAGCTTGCCTATTGGGACACGATCAAGGGATCGAGCGACCGAGACCTGTTCGACGCCTATCTGCAGCAATATCCTGGTGGTGCCTTCGTCTCGCTGGCGAAGGCGAAAATCAGGATCATCGAGCGTGCGGCGGCCGACGTTGCGGCTGCGCAGCTGGAAGCCGAGGGGGCGAAACAGCAAGCACCGCCTGTCGGGGGGCTGCCCACCGCAACGGAGCAGGTGGCTGCATTGACCCAGCCGCTGGCCAACCAAACCCCGACGCTTGAAACCGCCTCGCCCGACCGGGAGCTGGTGCGCTCGATCCAGAAGGAGTTGAACCGCGTCGGCTGCCGCGCCGGCAGCGAAGACGGGCTCTGGGGTCTCGGAAGCCGCAGGGCGCTGGAGCAGTTCGCCAAACTGATCAAGGTCGAGCTTGCGGCCCTTGAGCCGTCTGATGGCGTGCTGGAACGATTGCGGTCGCAGAAGGCGCGGATCTGCCCGCTCGTCTGCGCCCAGAACCAGCAGCTGAAGAGCGGCCGCTGCGTCGATATCAAGCGCGAGGCGAAGCTGCCGGAGCCGGCGAAGACGCGCAGCACCGACGAGACGCCGACCAGGAAAGCGCCATCGAACACCATTACGGCGCCTGACGACGCCAAGAAAAAGAGTTTTGCCAACTGCCCGGCCAGTGCCCAGCTCGCAGCCCGCCAGACCCTGGAGCGCGGCACGGGGCGCGGACGCACGATGAGATCCGCCATGCATTCCTGCGGCCGCACCTTCGTGTGCCACCGCGCCGCCCGCGGGCAGCCCTGGGACTGCAGCTGGCGGTGA